In Aquipuribacter nitratireducens, the genomic stretch ATGGTCCGGGTCCTACCCGTCGCGTGCCCCGGGATGCTCCCGTCGGCCGAGGCGAGTAGTCAGGGGCGATGACGTCGCCGTCCGTGGGCCGTGCCGCGCAGTCGTCCGTCTACCGCGCGGGGGCGCTGGGGACCCGACCGTGGGTACCCGTCGCACCGGTCCGGCTCGAGCGCGCGGCCCGACGGGCGATGAGCCGGCGGGCGTGGGCGTACGTCGCCGGCTCGGCCGGGACCGAGGCGACCGCAGCCGCGAACCGAGCGGCCTTCGACCGGTGGCACCTGGTCCCGCGGGTGCTGCGGGACGTCGCGACGCGCGACCTGTCGACCGAGGTCCTCGGGCGACACCGCGACACCCCGCTCGTGCTCGCGCCCATGGGGGCGATGGGCCTCGTGCGGGGGGACGCCGACGTGGCCGTGGCCCGCGCGGCGGCCGCGGCGGGCGTCCCCTACGTCGCCTCGACGCAGGCGTCGGCGCCGATGGAGGAGACGGCCCGGGCGGTCGACGGGGCGGAGTGGTGGTTCCAGCTGTACTGGAGCAAAGACGACGAACTCGTGACGAGCCTCGTGCGCCGCGCGGAGGCGGCCGGGGCGTCGGCGCTCGTCGTCACCCTCGACACCCACGTGCTCGGCTGGCGGGCACGCGACCTCGACCTCGGTCACCTGCCGTTCGCGCGCGGCGAGGGGATCGCGCAGTACACCTCCGACCCCGTGTTCGTCGACCTCGTGCGCCGCCGCGCGGCGGCGGCGGTCGCCAGCGGACCGCGGCCGCGCCCGACCCCCGCCGCGTTGGCCACCCTCGCCTCGATCGCCCGCCGCCACCCGGGCAGGTCGTTCGCCGAGAGGCTGCGCTCACCCCTTCCGCGCGCGGCCGTCGAGACCTTCCTCGACGTGTTCTCCCGGTCCGACCTCACGTGGGACCACCTCGCGTGGCTGCGCGAGCGGACGCGGCTGCCCATCGTCCTCAAGGGCATCCAGCACGCCGACGACGCCGAGCGGGCCCTCGACGCCGGCGTCGACGGCGTCGTCGTCTCCAACCACGGCGGGCGGCAGGTCGACGGGGCGGTCGGTGCCCTCGACGCCCTGCCGGCGGTGGTCGCCCGGGTCGACGGCCGGGTACCTGTGCTCTTCGACAGCGGGGTGCGGGGAGGAGCCGACGTCGCGAAGGCGCTGGCGCTCGGTGCCGACCTCGTCGGGCTCGGTCGGCCGTGGGCGTACGGCCTCGCCGTCGGCGGGTCCGAGGGTGTGGACGAGGTGCTCCGCAACGTGCTCGCGGAGCTCGACCTCACGATGGCGCTGGTCGGAGTGCGAACCGTCCGGGACCTGCGTGACGACGACGTCCTGGTCCCGGCGACGGGGCGGTGAGGCCGCCCGGAGGGAGCCGGTATGCTGCCTGCTCGCAGGGCCGCAGCGCCCTCGCGCGGATGTAGTTCAATGGTAGAACTTCAGCTTCCCAAGCTGACGGTGCGGGTTCGATTCCCGTCATCCGCTCACTCGTCTCGAGCGCCTCAGCGGCCGCCCTGGTTCATGTACACCACGCAGGGCTACCGTTACTTCGTGGCGCTCACCATCAAGAACGCGTCCACGGAGGCGCTCGCCCGCGCCGTGGCGGAGCGGACAGGCGAGGGGCTGACGCAAGCGGTCACGACCGCGCTCGAGGAGAGGCTCGCGAGACTTGCTCGCGACGCCGACCGCGACGCGCGCCGCCGCCGCCTCCTGGATCTGGCGGCCGATGCCGGGCGGCGCTGGCCCGACCACCTCGTGACGGTCGAGCACGGCGACCTCCTCTACGACGAGAGGGGCCTGCCGCGGTGATCGTCGACACTTCTGCGGTCGTCGCCGTCCTCCGCGACGAGCCCGATGCGGCGCGCTACGTCGAGGCGATGCTGGACGACCGGCTGCTCATGGCGGCGCCGACGTGGGTGTAGACCTCGGTCGTCGTCGACGCCGCGGGCGACGACCCTGTGCTCAGCGCTCGCCTCGACAGGTTCGCCCGCGAGATCGGTCTCCGTGTCGAGCCCTTCACCGACGAGCACGCTGCACTGGCGCGCGAGGCGTACCGACGCTTCGGGCGCGGGTCAGGACATCCTGCGCGGTTGAACCTCGGCGACTGCTACTCGTACGCGTTGGCCGCCGCCACGGGTGAGCGGTTGCTCTTCAAGGGCGACGACTTCGGGTACACCGATCTGCAGCCCGCGCTCGAGGTCTGAGACCGGTGACCGGTCGCGGGCCGCGCCTCGACGCGACCCACGACCGGCCCTGTCACCGGTGGATCAGCGCGCGCCGCCCTGACCGCGGTTGGTGCTCGAGGACTTCGCCCGCGACTGCAGGACGAAAAGACCCTCGTCCGAGCTCGTCGCGACGACCTTCCCGTCGCCGAAGAACGGGTAGTTGCCCCACGTGCCGGCGAACGCGGTCGCGTCGTCGGCCGGGTACACGTCGAAGTAGCCGCGCATCGTGAGCCGGCCCTTGTCGGCCTTCCACGAGTCGTAGAGCCACACGCCGGACGTGTAGTTGGACTGGTACAGCAGACCGTCGAGCACGAACATGTTGTGGTCGATGGACGTGTTGCCGTCGCCGTGCTCGCCGATCACCCTCGCGTCGTCGAGGTCGGTGAGGTCCCAGATGAACGTCGTGCGCTCCGGGACCGCGCCCGACAGCTCGTCGAGCTCGTCCCCGAGGAAGAAGTACGTCTGGTCCTCGCTCCACCACCCCTGGTGGGTGTAGATGTCGCCGACCTCCAGGCCCTCCTCGTAGTACGTGAGGCGGTCGATGACCGTGATGTCGGAGGCGTCGGTCGCGTCGTAGATCGTCACGGTGTCCTCGTTCGACCCGATGCAGATCTCACGACCCTGGTAGTCGGCGTCCGGACCGCTGTAGGCCACGCAGTGGATGTCGTGGCTGTAGCCGTCGGCGTTCATGCAGCCGATGAGCTTCGGGGCGTTCGGGTCGGTCGCGACGTCGTAGACGAGCGCCCCGCCGCTGCCGTTGAGCACCGGGAAGCCCGGGTTCGGCGTCCCGCACTCGTCGGCGACGTCGTACACGGACCCGACGACGTACATCCGCCCCGTCTCGACGTTGAGGGAGACGTTGTGCGACTGGGTCACGTCGTCGATCTGCGCCGTCTTCTCGATGGTCCCCGGACCCGTGCGCCCGCGGAACTGCGTGAGGTCGACGACCTGGATGCCGAAGCCGTCGAGGTCGCCGGTCGCCGGGTTGTACGTGGCGAGGTCGATGGCCTCGGCGACGATGTAGGCGGTGTCCTCGTAGACCCGCACGTCGCCCCAGATGTTGCCCTGGTCGCCGGGCGCGGAGGACTCCAGCGTGCCGAGGTAGACGGGGTTCTCGCCGTCCGTGACGTCGACGAAGGCGGTGCCCTCGAAGCTGCCGACGATCGCGACCTGCATCCCGGTCTCGGAGTCCTCCCAGCCCCACAGGTCGTTGAGGAACGTCGCCTCGAGGTCGGGCAGGGGCGTGAAGGAGGCGAGATCCACCTTGTGGCAGGGGAAGATCCCCGCCATCCCGTCCTCGCACCGCACCCCGGACTGCGCCTCCATCGGCACCCCACCCGGGCTGACGTCCTCCACGACGCCGGTGTAGTTGGTGCCCTTGAGCACCGTGGTCGCGTCGCCGCCGAAGTCGTGGACCGGGTGGCCGGACGCGGGCTGTACCGCCACGACCGTCATCGCCGCCACGATGGCGGCCGCGCCGCCGATCCGTGCTGTTCGCCTCATCGCGAATCTCCTCCGCCGCCGGGGGGTCTGCTCCGGCGGACCCGAGGGACCCTAGGCGGGACGGCGGACAGACACGCCGAAACCACTCGAATCGGCCGACCGGACGGTCGGACTCCCGTCAGCGGGCCTTGTTCTTCACCTCGACGCCGCCGAACAGCGCCGTCGCCCGGACGTCGAGCACGGGTGCGCCGTCGACGGGCGTGCCGTTGCCGGACGTCTTGTCGTCGAGCCCGCCGAAGAGCGGCAGCCCGTGGAGGGTGACGCGGGTGTCCTCCGGCACGATCACCTCGACCCCACCGAAGAGGGCGAACGCGTCGACCCGGGCCCCGGGCGCGACGCGGGCGTCACGGAGGTCGAGGGTGGCCCCACCCAGGACGGCGGCGACGTCCGCGTGCTCGAAGTGCGAAGACCGGCTGCGGGTCTCGGACCCGCCGAGCAGGGCGACCGTGGTGCCCGACTCCGACGCCGTCGGGTCGCCGGACCTGCGACGCAGCCCTGTCAGCAGCAGCCACGAGCCGACGAGGATCGCGAGAGTCGGCCAGAGCCAGACGCTGAGCGAGACCTCGACGAGGCGTCCCACTTGCAGCACGACACCGACGACGGTCACGACGACCGGGCCGAGCGACACGCGTCGTTCGGCGAGCACCGAGAGGAGGCCGAGCGCGATGAGCGCGAGCGGCCACCACTGCGACAGCACCGCACCTGCGTCGAGCACCTCGACCGCGTCGAGGAGCCACACCGCGCCGACCGTGATGAGCAGACCCGCGACCCACACCCGCACGACCATCGTCACCATCTCCTCCGGAGGACGTCAGCGTCCCGCGGCCCGGAGCGACCGTGCCGGGACCAAGGTCACGACGTCACATCCGACGGGCCGGCGGTGCTGTAGAGGTATGGACCTCATCCGGCACGGCGGCAGCGCGGCGACGCTGCCCGGGCCACCGGTGCTGCGGACCGACGCGCAGGGGAAGGAGACGGGGAGCGTGACGACGGGCGCCCGGCAGCAGCCGGTGCGGGAGGACCTCGAGGACGTCTTCCGCGCCGCCTACCCCCGAGTCGTCGCCGTCGCGGCACGGGTCCTCGGGGCCCGCAGCGAGGCGGAGGACGTCGCCCAGGAGGTCTTCCTCTCCTTCGCACGCTCCGACGTGCCGCCCGGCCAGGCGCCGGGCTGGCTGTCGGTCGCCGCGGCGCACACGGCGCTCAACCACCTGCGCACCGACCGCCGCCGCGCCTCCCGCGAGGAGGCCGTGACCACGCACCACGACCACGCGCCGGACGTCGCCGACGAGGTCGTCACCTCCGACGAGCGGCGCCGGGTGCGGGCGCTGCTCGCCCGGTTGCCTCACCGCCAGGGCGTCGCACTCGTCCTGCGGCACAGCGGCCACAGCTACGCCGAGATCGCCGCCGCCCTCGACCTCGCCCCCGCCGGTGTCGGTACGACGCTGCGCCGGGCCGAGGCCGCCCTTCGTGAGGAGATGGATCGCCATGGCACACCCGACTGACGGCACGCTGCGACGGCTCGTCGACGAGCCGCACGGCGTGAGCGACACCGAGCGCGACCACGTCGTCGCGTGCGCCACCTGCGCGGCGGCGCTCGGCTCCGTGCGGGACGACGCCGCCCGCGCCGCCCTGCTGCTCGACGACCCGGCCGTCGGGCGGCACGAGGACGACGTCGACGCCGCGTGGCAGCGGCTCTCCACCGCCCTCGCACACGACGTCGCCCCGGTGACCGCCCTCCCCCGGGGCGCGGTGCCGGCGCGTCGCCGCTGGCGGCGGGCCCTGCGCAGCCCCGCCGCGGCGCTCGTCACCACCGCGGCCGTGCTCGCCGGCGCCGGCGCCGCCGCCGCGGGCGACTGGCTCCCGATCTTCCGGACCGAGCGCGTCGCCGCGCCCGACGCCACCCGGGCCGAGCTCGTCACGCTGCCCGAGCCGGAGGACCTCGACGCCTACGGCACGCTCGAGGTCCTCGCCCCGCCCGAGGTCCGTGAGGTCGACGGTGCGGCGGCCGCGGAGGCTGCGACGGGTCTCGCCGTCCCTGTCGTGCACGACCTCCCGCGGGGCGTGACGGGCAGCCCCCGGCTGCTCGTCGCCGGGCAGGTGAGCGCGGAGTTCACGTTCTCGGAGGAGGAGGCCGCGCGGACGGCCGCCGAGCTCGGCGCCGCCCTCGAGCCGGTCCCGGGGGGCCTCGACGGGACCCGGTTCCGCCTCGTCGCCGGACCCGGTCACGCGAGCGTGTGGTCGGAGGCGCGTGGGGTGCCCGCGCTCGTCGTCGGCCGCGCCGTCGCGCCCACCGCGTTCTCGACGGGCGTCCCGCTCGAGGAGGCCGTGGAGTTCCTCGCGAGCCTGCCCGGGCTCCCGCCCGGCACGGCACGGACGCTCACCGAGTTCGCCGGTGACGGCGCCACGCTGCCGCTGCCGATCGGGACCGACGAGGCGACGACGACGACCGCCGACGTCGGCGGGGTCGACGCCACCGTCGTCACCGCCCGCGACGGGACGGCGGCCGGGGTCGTGTGGGTCGAGGACGGCGTCGTGACCGCCGTCGCCGGGTCGCTCGGCGGTGACGAGGTCCTCGCCGTCGCCCGTGGGCTTCGCGACCGGTGACCGCCCGGACGGACGTGCCGGTCCCCGCCCACGACTCGCCCGCGGTGTGGTGCTCCGGGCTGCGGAAGCGGTACGGGCGCCGCACCGCCGTCGACGACGTGTCGTTCGCGGTCGGGCGCGGGCGGGTCGTCGGGCTGCTCGGACCGAACGGCGCGGGCAAGACGACGGTCATCAAGAGCCTGCTCGGCCTCGTCCGTCCCGACGCAGGGGAGGTGATGCTCCTCGGTCGGCCCGCGACCGAGCCCGTGTCCCGCGCCGCCGTCGGCTACCTGCCCGAGCTGTTCCGCTACCAGCCGTGGCTCACCCCGGCCGAGGTGCTGCGCCTCCACGTGCGGCTCGCAGGGGCACGCGTCTCCGGCGCGGAGCAGCGGGACCGGCTCGCGCTCGTCGGGCTCGACGACCGTGCCGACGACCGCGTCGGCGGGTTCTCCAAGGGCATGCAGCAGCGGCTCGGCCTCGCCGTCGCCCTCGTCGCCCGCCCGGAGCTCGTCGTCCTCGACGAGCCGACCTCGGCCCTGGACCCGCTGGGCCGTGCCGACGTCCGCGACGTCCTCCTCGGGCTGCGGGAGTCGGGGGTCGCCGTGCTCCTCAACTCCCACCTCATCGGGGAGGTCGAGCGCGTCTGCGACCACGTCGTCGTCCTCGACCACGGCCGCGTCGCCGCGTCCGGCAGCCTCGAGGAGCTGCTGGGCCGCCGCGGCCTGCGGCTGCGCCTCGGCGGCCTGGACGCGCGTGCGCTCGCGCGCCTGGCGTCGGTGGGGACGCTCGAGCGGCAGGGAGACGTCGTGACCGTCACCTTGCCGACCGCGGGTGCGGAGCCCGACGCCAACGACCGCCGCGTCCCGGACCTCGTCGCCGACCTCGTCGCGCTCGGCGTCCG encodes the following:
- a CDS encoding choice-of-anchor B family protein — translated: MRRTARIGGAAAIVAAMTVVAVQPASGHPVHDFGGDATTVLKGTNYTGVVEDVSPGGVPMEAQSGVRCEDGMAGIFPCHKVDLASFTPLPDLEATFLNDLWGWEDSETGMQVAIVGSFEGTAFVDVTDGENPVYLGTLESSAPGDQGNIWGDVRVYEDTAYIVAEAIDLATYNPATGDLDGFGIQVVDLTQFRGRTGPGTIEKTAQIDDVTQSHNVSLNVETGRMYVVGSVYDVADECGTPNPGFPVLNGSGGALVYDVATDPNAPKLIGCMNADGYSHDIHCVAYSGPDADYQGREICIGSNEDTVTIYDATDASDITVIDRLTYYEEGLEVGDIYTHQGWWSEDQTYFFLGDELDELSGAVPERTTFIWDLTDLDDARVIGEHGDGNTSIDHNMFVLDGLLYQSNYTSGVWLYDSWKADKGRLTMRGYFDVYPADDATAFAGTWGNYPFFGDGKVVATSSDEGLFVLQSRAKSSSTNRGQGGAR
- a CDS encoding sigma-70 family RNA polymerase sigma factor, which produces MDLIRHGGSAATLPGPPVLRTDAQGKETGSVTTGARQQPVREDLEDVFRAAYPRVVAVAARVLGARSEAEDVAQEVFLSFARSDVPPGQAPGWLSVAAAHTALNHLRTDRRRASREEAVTTHHDHAPDVADEVVTSDERRRVRALLARLPHRQGVALVLRHSGHSYAEIAAALDLAPAGVGTTLRRAEAALREEMDRHGTPD
- a CDS encoding type II toxin-antitoxin system VapC family toxin, with translation MIVDTSAVVAVLRDEPDAARYVEAMLDDRLLMAAPTWV
- a CDS encoding alpha-hydroxy-acid oxidizing protein, whose translation is MTSPSVGRAAQSSVYRAGALGTRPWVPVAPVRLERAARRAMSRRAWAYVAGSAGTEATAAANRAAFDRWHLVPRVLRDVATRDLSTEVLGRHRDTPLVLAPMGAMGLVRGDADVAVARAAAAAGVPYVASTQASAPMEETARAVDGAEWWFQLYWSKDDELVTSLVRRAEAAGASALVVTLDTHVLGWRARDLDLGHLPFARGEGIAQYTSDPVFVDLVRRRAAAAVASGPRPRPTPAALATLASIARRHPGRSFAERLRSPLPRAAVETFLDVFSRSDLTWDHLAWLRERTRLPIVLKGIQHADDAERALDAGVDGVVVSNHGGRQVDGAVGALDALPAVVARVDGRVPVLFDSGVRGGADVAKALALGADLVGLGRPWAYGLAVGGSEGVDEVLRNVLAELDLTMALVGVRTVRDLRDDDVLVPATGR
- a CDS encoding PIN domain-containing protein → MLSARLDRFAREIGLRVEPFTDEHAALAREAYRRFGRGSGHPARLNLGDCYSYALAAATGERLLFKGDDFGYTDLQPALEV
- a CDS encoding type II toxin-antitoxin system VapB family antitoxin — protein: MALTIKNASTEALARAVAERTGEGLTQAVTTALEERLARLARDADRDARRRRLLDLAADAGRRWPDHLVTVEHGDLLYDERGLPR
- a CDS encoding ABC transporter ATP-binding protein — encoded protein: MTARTDVPVPAHDSPAVWCSGLRKRYGRRTAVDDVSFAVGRGRVVGLLGPNGAGKTTVIKSLLGLVRPDAGEVMLLGRPATEPVSRAAVGYLPELFRYQPWLTPAEVLRLHVRLAGARVSGAEQRDRLALVGLDDRADDRVGGFSKGMQQRLGLAVALVARPELVVLDEPTSALDPLGRADVRDVLLGLRESGVAVLLNSHLIGEVERVCDHVVVLDHGRVAASGSLEELLGRRGLRLRLGGLDARALARLASVGTLERQGDVVTVTLPTAGAEPDANDRRVPDLVADLVALGVRVHSVEPVRMSLEERLLDILRSATPAQEVAS
- a CDS encoding LiaF transmembrane domain-containing protein, which codes for MVVRVWVAGLLITVGAVWLLDAVEVLDAGAVLSQWWPLALIALGLLSVLAERRVSLGPVVVTVVGVVLQVGRLVEVSLSVWLWPTLAILVGSWLLLTGLRRRSGDPTASESGTTVALLGGSETRSRSSHFEHADVAAVLGGATLDLRDARVAPGARVDAFALFGGVEVIVPEDTRVTLHGLPLFGGLDDKTSGNGTPVDGAPVLDVRATALFGGVEVKNKAR